One part of the Torulaspora delbrueckii CBS 1146 chromosome 8, complete genome genome encodes these proteins:
- the PKP1 gene encoding protein kinase PKP1 (similar to Saccharomyces cerevisiae PKP1 (YIL042C); ancestral locus Anc_7.222), translated as MRLAYSNMGKKDACRRLAGDLRLGILASTVKMSPVYQRRMCLHTQTPLRTSRDNEKSLQLLELGFDKHYKIRSNIELLIQDYAKKPIQPITYEYLTRYKPPLRDNTEYMLSIKTANLLLSYTCRQLDAIQKLPYIVVLNPNIEISNSLYLKTLETLLSIEYPYGLHNRETMIELLTGFLDEHQDTLVTLARGFQEVMDFFPKESVFEFLNQHLRDRISMKLLATHYLSLLEQSKQDKPSEMIGVLHQNLQISSLVRQVSEYVNDMCFVKYDRTVPISILTGQNVTFPCIPTSLEYVITEVLKNSFRAHIEGSTSENDLTEKPIEITIVRKDDEMQIRIRDYGGGISPAVEERMYDYSYSTVSEKAKDTGAEAYMIPGEDVNNVSGMGFGLPMCKAYIDMFDGGLDVQSLLGWGTDVYIKLKGPSKEMLES; from the coding sequence ATGCGACTTGCTTACTCCAATATGGGCAAAAAGGACGCTTGCAGGAGGCTGGCTGGAGATTTACGTTTGGGTATACTGGCATCCACTGTTAAAATGTCGCCAGTTTATCAAAGACGAATGTGTCTTCACACACAGACCCCATTGCGAACTAGTAGAGATAATGAAAAGTCCTTGCAGCTTTTGGAGCTTGGTTTTGATAAGCACTATAAGATACGTTCGAATATTGAACTTCTCATACAAGACTACGCAAAAAAGCCCATCCAACCCATCACTTATGAGTACCTAACTCGTTACAAACCGCCATTGAGAGATAATACTGAGTATATGCTTAGTATAAAGACGGCCAATTTACTGCTGTCATATACATGTCGTCAATTGGACGCAATACAAAAGTTACCATACATTGTGGTGTTGAACCCCAACATTGAGATCAGCAACTCACTATACCTAAAGACTTTGGAGACTTTGCTCTCTATTGAGTATCCTTATGGTTTACACAATCGTGAAACCATGATTGAGTTGTTGACAGGGTTTTTGGATGAACATCAGGACACTTTGGTTACTCTCGCTCGAGGATTCCAAGAAGTGATGGATTTCTTCCCAAAGGAATCTGTATTTGAGTTCTTGAACCAGCATTTGAGGGACAGGATCTCTATGAAACTTTTAGCGACACATTACTTATCTCTACTTGAACAATCAAAGCAGGACAAACCAAGTGAAATGATCGGTGTCTTACATCAGAATTTACAAATATCCAGCCTTGTTCGGCAGGTATCCGAATATGTTAACGATATGTGTTTTGTCAAATACGACCGAACGGTTCCCATTTCCATCCTGACTGGCCAAAACGTCACTTTCCCATGTATACCGACTAGCCTGGAGTATGTGATTACTGAAGTACTAAAAAACTCCTTTAGAGCTCATATTGAAGGCAGTACATCTGAGAATGATCTCACAGAAAAGCCAATCGAAATTACCATAGTGCgcaaggatgatgagatgCAAATCAGAATTCGTGATTATGGTGGAGGTATTTCCCCCgctgttgaagaaagaatgTATGATTATTCATATAGTACAGTGAGTGAGAAGGCAAAAGATACCGGTGCTGAAGCCTACATGATTCCCGGCGAAGATGTGAACAATGTATCCGGTATGGGCTTCGGACTTCCTATGTGCAAAGCGTACATTGATATGTTTGACGGGGGACTAGACGTTCAAAGTTTATTGGGATGGGGAACAGATGTCTATATCAAACTGAAAGGGCCTTCCAAGGAGATGCTTGAATCTTAA
- the RSM18 gene encoding mitochondrial 37S ribosomal protein bS18m (similar to Saccharomyces cerevisiae RSM18 (YER050C); ancestral locus Anc_7.223), with protein MSSILLRVKPSISATRSFSASVLRMDAGLKFKPNTKTQVEVGSMKQPGNNKRVDPRLMKRFARDSIYDPFDFSLARIHLDRKESSSNRSANDMFDKFGVNPLDLYTSPEILSQFLSSTGKILHRDVTGLSAKNQRRLSKAIRRAQAIGLLSKTHKDVSFLPTRTSGRL; from the coding sequence ATGTCCAGTATACTGCTGAGAGTCAAGCCTTCCATTTCAGCGACCAGAAGCTTCAGTGCATCCGTCCTAAGAATGGATGCTGGATTGAAGTTCAAGCCCAACACAAAGACTCAAGTAGAAGTGGGATCTATGAAGCAACCTGGAAACAACAAAAGGGTTGACCCTCgtctgatgaaaagatttgCCAGAGACAGCATTTATGATCCATTTGATTTCTCTTTGGCAAGAATACATCTCGACAGGAAAGAGAGCTCATCAAACCGTTCTGCCAATGATATGTTTGACAAATTTGGTGTGAATCCCCTGGATCTATACACCAGTCCCGAGATTTTGTCTCAATTTTTGTCATCTACTGGTAAGATTCTTCACAGAGATGTCACTGGTCTTTCTGCTAAAAACCAGCGTCGTCTATCTAAAGCTATCAGAAGAGCTCAGGCAATTGGATTATTGTCAAAGACTCATAAAGATGTGTCATTCTTACCAACAAGAACTAGTGGTAGACTATAA
- the CAJ1 gene encoding Caj1p (similar to Saccharomyces cerevisiae CAJ1 (YER048C); ancestral locus Anc_7.217), with product MVKDTEYYDVLGVSPTATAMEIKKAYRKKAMQTHPDKNPDDPEAETKFQAVGEAYQVLSDTELRSRYDQFGKDDAVPQQGFEDAEEYFSAIFGGDGFKDWIGEFSLFKDLNDASEMMDKGQNAEAPNSAGAIDSTSHTTSGEITKPDEKSKKLSKEQKEKLIELEKKRREELARQVEELSKKLNERLDSFALAASQNRMDEFVTKLDHEIEELKLESFGLELLYILAKVYKTKANNFIMSKKTRGISKIFTGVRDNARSVKSAYNLLSTGLDAQRALEQMNEVNVDELEDYERAKFESTMAGKALGVMWAMSKYELEKKLKDVCNKILNDPAVPTKVRLVKAKGLLFMADRFAMAKRSPEEDEEARVFEELILGEKQREKQNKRKKI from the coding sequence ATGGTGAAGGATACTGAGTATTACGATGTGCTTGGGGTGTCGCCTACGGCGACCGCTAtggagatcaagaaagcttaTCGTAAGAAGGCAATGCAAACCCATCCAGACAAGAACCCCGATGACCCCGAGGCAGAAACGAAGTTTCAAGCCGTTGGTGAAGCCTACCAGGTCTTGAGTGACACCGAGCTGAGATCTCGCTATGACCAGTTTGGTAAGGATGATGCGGTTCCACAACAGGGTTTTGAAGACGCGGAGGAATATTTCTCTGCAATCTTTGGGGGTGATGGTTTCAAGGATTGGATTGGTGAATTCTCATTgttcaaggatttgaacGATGCATCAGAGATGATGGATAAGGGACAAAATGCCGAAGCTCCAAACTCAGCGGGAGCCATTGATTCTACAAGCCACACCACCAGTGGAGAGATAACGAAACCTGACGAAAAGTCCAAGAAGTTGTCAAAGGAGCAAAAGGAGAAGCTCATTGAGTtagaaaagaagagacgTGAAGAACTTGCAAGACAGGTAGAGGAATTgtcgaagaaattgaacgaaAGGTTGGATTCATTTGCATTGGCGGCTTCACAAAATCGTATGGATGAATTTGTGACCAAGTTAGATCATGAAATCgaggaattgaaacttgaaagtttcGGTCTAGAGCTTCTATATATCTTGGCCAAGGTTTATAAGACAAAGGccaacaatttcatcatGTCTAAGAAGACTCGTGGgatttccaagattttTACTGGAGTTCGTGACAACGCAAGAAGTGTTAAATCTGCTTACAATCTGCTGTCCACAGGCCTCGATGCCCAACGAGCTTTGGAGCAGATGAATGAAGTGAATGTCGACGAGCTCGAGGACTACGAAAGAGCTAAATTCGAGTCAACAATGGCCGGTAAGGCTCTCGGCGTCATGTGGGCCATGTCCAAGTACgaattggagaaaaaaCTGAAAGATGTTTGCAACAAGATTTTAAATGACCCCGCTGTGCCTACTAAGGTTCGACTAGTCAAGGCTAAGGGTTTGCTATTCATGGCTGATAGATTTGCCATGGCAAAAAGGTCAccagaggaagatgaggaagccAGAGTGTTTGAAGAGCTTATTTTGGGAGAGAAGCAGAGAGAAAAACAAAATAAACGCAAGAAAATATAA
- the ISD11 gene encoding Isd11p (similar to Saccharomyces cerevisiae ISD11 (YER048W-A); ancestral locus Anc_7.219), giving the protein MSATPTRGQVLKLYKQFMKNARQFNDYNFREYFIRRARIGFKENKDVHDSQKLNTLFKEAQRDLGVLKRQSVLSQMYTFDKLVVEPLIKSHGHSRGL; this is encoded by the coding sequence ATGTCCGCTACCCCAACAAGAGGCCaagttttgaagctttACAAGCAGTTTATGAAAAATGCTAGACAGTTTAATGATTACAATTTTAGAGAATACTTCATCAGAAGGGCGAGAATCGGTTTCAAGGAGAATAAGGACGTACACGATTCACAGAAATTAAAcactttgttcaaagagGCACAACGTGACCTTGGTGTGTTAAAGAGACAGTCTGTGCTATCACAGATGTACACTTTTGACAAGCTAGTGGTTGAACCTCTGATTAAGAGTCACGGACATAGCAGAGGACTATAA
- the CBR1 gene encoding cytochrome-b5 reductase (similar to Saccharomyces cerevisiae CBR1 (YIL043C); ancestral locus Anc_7.225), with amino-acid sequence MADNSSRIVIALIVLVAIILVGRVLSKRQRPAVLIPDQFQEFPLIMKTNLTHNTALYRFGLPGADDVLGLPIGQHISIRAEIEGKEILRSYTPTSLDTDAKGCFELLVKTYEKGNISKVIGELNIGDKIQVRGPKGFYQYMPNMYTHIGMVAGGTGISPMYQIIKAIATNPADRTKVFLVYGNVTEDDILLKAELDAIVRSNPAQFKVRYLLDKPPADEWEGGVGYVTEEVMREYLPSAKEPAVQLLICGPRPMVSSVKKTAVTLGFDKAKPISKMGDQVFVF; translated from the coding sequence ATGGCTGACAACTCTAGTCGTATTGTGATTGCACTTATTGTGCTAGTTGCAATCATTTTGGTTGGGAGAGTACTCTCCAAGCGTCAGAGACCAGCAGTTTTGATCCCGGATCAGTTTCAGGAATTTCCCTTGATCATGAAGACCAATCTCACTCATAATACTGCACTGTATAGATTCGGATTGCCAGGTGCCGATGATGTCTTGGGTTTACCAATTGGTCAACACATTTCGATCAGAGCTGAGATCGAAGGTAAGGAAATTCTGAGGTCATATACTCCTACTTCATTGGATACTGACGCTAAGGGTTGTTTTGAATTGCTAGTCAAGACATATGAGAAAGGTAACATTTCCAAAGTTATTGGGGAATTGAATATCGGGGACAAAATTCAAGTTCGTGGTCCAAAAGGGTTCTATCAATACATGCCCAACATGTACACCCACATTGGAATGGTGGCTGGTGGTACTGGTATCTCACCTATGTACCAGATCATCAAGGCTATCGCCACTAATCCAGCGGATAGAACTAAAGTGTTTCTCGTCTATGGTAATGTGACCGAGGATGATATCTTATTGAAAGCTGAATTGGATGCGATTGTTCGTTCGAACCCAGCCCAGTTTAAGGTCCGCTATTTGCTGGACAAACCACCAGCCGATGAGTGGGAAGGCGGTGTAGGTTATGTCACTGAGGAAGTTATGAGAGAATATCTACCAAGTGCGAAGGAGCCCGCTGTTCAACTGTTGATCTGTGGTCCTCGTCCAATGGTCTCTTCTGTCAAGAAAACAGCCGTAACACTGGGCTTTGACAAAGCTaaaccaatttcaaagatgggAGACCAAGTCTTTGTCTTTTAG
- the APQ12 gene encoding Apq12p (similar to Saccharomyces cerevisiae APQ12 (YIL040W); ancestral locus Anc_7.218) → MSSVREHPEQQLEEYIALFLTKLVRIIQIVIPLMAKFSKDHPHVFLFFASALVIYVTWRVLCNMLVILKRLGFLLVLLFASFVFLRGFNQVFFQDIPLLYKIVTGSQNFEVVLTKWTAYLGNTSFDHFVKVLHELNSKAQELAHSFRSKAASANLL, encoded by the coding sequence ATGTCGAGCGTTAGGGAACATCCAGAACAGCAGTTAGAAGAGTATATCGCTTTgttcttgaccaaattgGTCAGGATCATCCAGATCGTGATCCCATTAATGGCAAAATTTAGCAAAGATCATCCTCATGtcttcttattctttgCATCCGCATTGGTTATCTATGTTACTTGGCGTGTTTTGTGTAACATGCTGGTTATTTTAAAGAGACTTGGATTCCTTTTGGTACTCTTGTTCGCCAGTTTTGTCTTCTTGAGAGGTTTTAACCAGGTTTTCTTCCAGGATATCCCACTGCTCTACAAAATTGTCACGGGAAGCCAAAATTTTGAGGTAGTACTAACCAAATGGACTGCCTACTTGGGGAACACTTCTTTTGACCATTTTGTCAAAGTATTACATGAATTGaattcaaaagctcaagaATTGGCCCATTCTTTTCGGTCCAAAGCCGCATCAGCAAATTTACTGTAA
- the JHD1 gene encoding [Histone H3]-lysine-36 demethylase (similar to Saccharomyces cerevisiae JHD1 (YER051W); ancestral locus Anc_7.224), which produces MSTDTCVYCQLDDPTKELWVQCDLCPQWVHVICVPLECVHYDRSETPLPKVLEYPKTSKDIRRFQCGDHGTQGELFIKPVQAKRKRNDSVTQSTDPAKRRHGLRSKQQIDYIALNEGDNIRLKHKHLHTDAFLRSFEKCKNNSNVISSQDFYDNFQSLHKPLKVLDPSNSGMRIPSPEKGHVLTIDEITGIIGDDYPVDVMDIQTQQNERWTMSRWNQYISQTKPEDRDRVRNVISLEVSHVKGLKIERPVAVEENDLVNIIWESFGDGDDKPKVTRYVLMSAGNSYTDFHLDFAGTSVYYNLISGNKKFLLFPPTESNLKIYSDWCCDMEQNVVFLGDLLSDGVAMELEAGDLFMIPSGFIHAVYTPIDSLIIGGNFLTVRDIETQLQVVKLERMTKVPKRFTFPNFDLVMGKCCEWALSQKQPSAISSTAIEALIRYMEDPTTKYKPINYPSKRALIKQLKQLHLLTPNHTLSEATKLEYPKD; this is translated from the coding sequence ATGAGCACGGATACTTGCGTGTATTGTCAGTTGGACGATCCCACAAAGGAACTGTGGGTGCAGTGTGATCTCTGCCCACAGTGGGTTCACGTAATCTGCGTACCTTTAGAATGCGTCCACTACGATAGAAGCGAAACACCACTACCGAAAGTGCTTGAATATCCAAAGACTTCGAAGGACATTAGAAGGTTTCAATGCGGTGATCATGGTACTCAAGGCGAGCTATTCATCAAACCAGTTCAGgcgaagaggaagagaaatGATAGCGTAACTCAATCAACTGATCCGGCGAAAAGGCGGCATGGCTTAAGAAGTAAACAACAGATCGATTACATTGCCCTTAATGAAGGTGATAATATTAGATTGAAGCACAAACACTTACACACAGATGCATTCCTTCGAAGTTTCGAGAAGTGTAAGAATAATTCGAATGTTATCAGCTCACAAGATTTCTACGATAATTTCCAATCTCTGCACAAACCTTTAAAAGTTCTGGACCCCAGTAACTCCGGAATGAGAATACCATCGCCCGAGAAGGGCCATGTGCTAACCATAGACGAGATCACAGGCATAATAGGTGATGACTACCCTGTGGATGTGATGGATATTCAAACACAGCAAAACGAAAGATGGACTATGTCACGGTGGAATCAATACATTTCCCAGACTAAACCCGAAGATAGAGACCGGGTACGAAATGTCATATCGCTGGAAGTATCTCACGTAAAAGGGTTAAAAATCGAGAGGCCTGTAGCTGTGGAGGAAAATGATCTAGTGAACATAATTTGGGAATCATTTGGAGACGGCGACGACAAGCCAAAAGTTACCAGGTACGTTTTGATGTCTGCGGGCAATTCTTACACAGATTTCCACTTGGATTTTGCCGGTACTTCAGTTTATTATAATTTGATCTCCGGAAATAAGAAGTTCCTGTTGTTTCCACCGACCGAGTCCAATCTTAAGATCTACTCTGATTGGTGCTGTGACATGGAACAAAATGTCGTCTTCCTAGGTGATCTGCTAAGTGATGGAGTAGCTATGGAACTGGAAGCAGGTGATCTCTTCATGATTCCTTCAGGATTCATTCACGCTGTATACACTCCAATAGATTCTCTCATAATAGGTGGTAATTTCCTTACAGTACGAGATATTGAAACCCAATTGCAAGTTGTCAAGCTGGAGCGCATGACCAAAGTACCCAAACGTTTCACTTTCCCCAATTTTGATCTCGTTATGGGCAAATGCTGTGAATGGGCACTCTCCCAGAAGCAACCATCAGCCATTTCTTCCACAGCTATCGAAGCCCTCATCAGATATATGGAAGACCCTACAACCAAGTATAAACCGATCAACTATCCATCAAAACGAGCGCTAATTAAGCAGCTGAAGCAGCTCCACCTACTGACACCAAACCACACATTATCAGAGGCTACTAAACTAGAATATCCTAAAGACTAG
- the TDEL0H02270 gene encoding uncharacterized protein, producing the protein MFATKVVYLIFSLIAIARSVIVVTNQSEYDAWSDALPDETYHQLVEPNSASQNATVQAITNDGEVYATFTLTLNGTASQWYEEVTARWIAMEEAVAAGENACPLQVGYNEQDCSTLDSNGTSTLSNLYSTSTLSKRYSIINNCGWWCGNSPQCSGLTTKCHKCKSLRQGWRKHCLLSW; encoded by the coding sequence ATGTTCGCAACCAAAGTTGTGTATCTTATTTTTTCACTGATCGCTATTGCAAGGTCTGTTATCGTGGTAACAAACCAGTCCGAATACGACGCCTGGTCTGACGCACTACCTGACGAAACTTATCATCAACTAGTCGAACCGAATTCTGCTTCCCAGAATGCGACGGTTCAAGCCATTACTAATGATGGGGAGGTGTACGCTACCTTTACACTTACTTTAAATGGAACGGCAAGCCAGTGGTATGAAGAAGTTACAGCTCGTTGGATCGCAATGGAAGAAGCGGTCGCAGCTGGGGAGAATGCGTGTCCGTTACAAGTGGGTTACAATGAACAGGATTGCTCTACACTAGACAGTAACGGTACAAGCACACTTAGCAATCTCTACTCTACAAGCACACTTAGCAAGCGCTATTCCATTATCAACAACTGTGGTTGGTGGTGTGGCAACTCGCCTCAGTGTTCAGGACTCACTACTAAGTGTCATAAATGCAAGTCTCTTCGTCAGGGATGGCGCAAACATTGTTTATTATCATGGTAA
- the TPA1 gene encoding oxidative DNA demethylase (similar to Saccharomyces cerevisiae TPA1 (YER049W); ancestral locus Anc_7.220), with translation MKRKAPSNPVNLPQKQASLEEDKVKGLFNKKIWDPKFQNELKNEIAEAKPYNWGTIRDLVDDELLRAVRKEIETEIHFTKKETDIYKVNQSGDLANLAGLDWNDLSRLPNLYKLRQILYSEVYRDVIAHVTGSGKLSGQKADMSINTYTKGCHLLTHDDVIGSRRISFILYLPDPDRTWKSHYGGGLRLFDSIIPNVPYSDPCAKLVPQFNQIAFFKVQPGFSFHDVEEVKVDKHRLSIQGWYHIPQKGEDGFIPGEEEAWVQTNTSTLAQLESNVLQDYEFPKFERDILPYHQVKHFEKVLDANEAERHDDKDKEVTPVSAFSDEHQLSKHEMEYLTQYISHEYLSNEGIVKLQNKFLEDSALQIESFLNDSKSELMKKLIKGNELEKDCPYAAKDVKSPWKTAVPPHKWRYLYIDGKSHENFQNEADILANLNREELQNFELLKQTLNKKENEAETELIDLVEFFKSTIFKKYLALLTSLCPLSEQVLIRRFRPGEDFTLATKCQLNELLKNVDGFVDSVLEGTLCLTPFDGWESGEVGGYELYMADNDDEGDEESKTQLDRDVEDAAVYRADDSGDSVLINSSASWNTFNLVLRDETVLEFVKYVSWSAKSSRWDIKMQWDVKSTEADE, from the coding sequence atgaagagaaaggcGCCAAGTAATCCAGTTAATTTACCTCAGAAGCAGGCTAGTTTAGAAGAGGATAAAGTTAAAGGTTTGTTTAATAAGAAAATCTGGGAcccaaaatttcaaaatgaattgaaaaatgaaattgCAGAGGCTAAACCTTATAACTGGGGAACCATTCGTGATTTAGTGGATGATGAGTTATTGCGTGCTGTTCgtaaagagattgaaaCCGAAATTCATTTTACTAAGAAGGAAACTGATATTTACAAAGTTAATCAGAGTGGTGATTTGGCCAATTTGGCTGGTCTTGATTGGAATGATTTGTCGAGATTGCCCAACTTGTATAAGCTTCGTCAAATCCTTTACTCCGAAGTTTACAGAGATGTCATAGCACATGTGACTGGTTCGGGCAAGTTATCGGGTCAAAAGGCTGATATGAGTATTAATACTTACACAAAAGGTTGTCACTTGTTGACTCACGATGATGTTATTGGTTCCAGGCGTATTAGTTTTATCCTGTATCTTCCTGATCCGGATAGAACATGGAAATCTCATTACGGTGGTGGATTAAGACTGTTCGATAGTATTATTCCTAATGTTCCATACTCCGATCCTTGTGCTAAATTGGTTCCTCAATTCAATCAGATCGCTTTCTTTAAAGTGCAACCTGGTTTCTCATTTCATGATGTTGAGGAAGTTAAGGTTGATAAGCACAGATTATCCATTCAAGGTTGGTACCATATTCCCCAGAAGGGTGAGGATGGTTTTATACcaggtgaagaagaagcttgGGTCCAGACCAACACTTCCACGCTCGCTCAATTAGAATCGAATGTTCTGCAGGACTACGAgtttccaaagtttgagaGAGATATCTTGCCTTACCATCAAGTTAAACATTTTGAGAAAGTGCTAGATGCCAATGAAGCGGAACGACATGATGACAAGGACAAAGAAGTGACTCCCGTGAGTGCCTTCTCCGACGAACATCAGTTGTCGAAACATGAAATGGAATACTTGACGCAGTATATTTCTCACGAGTACTTGAGTAATGAGGGTATCGTCAAGTTGCAAAACAAATTCTTAGAAGATTCAGCTTTACAGATCGAATCTTTCTTAAACGATTCGAAATCAGAAttaatgaagaagttgattaAGGGGAATGAATTGGAAAAGGATTGTCCTTACGCCGCTAAGGATGTCAAGTCTCCATGGAAGACCGCTGTTCCACCACACAAATGGAGATATCTATACATTGATGGTAAGTCTCATGAAAATTTCCAGAATGAAGCTGACATTCTAGCTAACTTGAATCGTGAGGAACTGCAAAATTTCGAACTGCTGAAGCAGACCTTGAataagaaagaaaatgagGCCGAAACAGAGTTGATCGATTTggttgaatttttcaagagcacgatcttcaagaaatactTAGCTCTATTGACCTCATTGTGCCCATTGAGTGAGCAAGTTTTGATTAGAAGGTTCAGACCAGGTGAGGATTTCACATTGGCTACTAAATGCCAGCTAAAcgaacttttgaagaatgttGATGGTTTTGTCGATTCCGTGCTGGAAGGAACTTTATGTCTAACGCCTTTTGATGGATGGGAATCCGGTGAAGTTGGTGGCTACGAACTATACATGGCTGAtaatgacgatgaaggcGACGAGGAAAGCAAGACTCAACTTGACAGAGACGTTGAAGATGCTGCAGTCTACAGAGCCGATGATAGTGGTGACTCTGTGTTGATTAATTCATCTGCTAGCTGGAATACATTTAACTTGGTCCTCAGAGATGAAACTGTGTTGGAATTTGTCAAATACGTTAGTTGGAGCGCGAAATCAAGTAGGTGGGATATCAAAATGCAATGGGATGTCAAGTCAACGGAAGCCGACGAGTGA
- the GVP36 gene encoding Gvp36p (similar to Saccharomyces cerevisiae GVP36 (YIL041W); ancestral locus Anc_7.221) codes for MSTFNNFTNSLNQKFQELSTAVSQRTQEISTNLPSLTQSTQRLVQERLGQVTDISQLPREYLELERKVDTIKLIYENFLHVTSIYENESYDYPKYVTESVNDFSKIVAHKVQELSHASSASEAQNILITPTPAKEPRTLNYALSKVSLISSEYLNHIGDHDEAQVASVLLKYSDLQAKVAQARLQQDTMIQTRFNKQLKDNLEHNFKKAQKARKDVEYKRLQYDVARSNLAQAKPEKEASLRVQMETLEDQFAQATEDATIIMQEVLSNAKFTEEIKEMANAQLTYHQTSASLIEEFVAGFDTSLPASGSGATSKKVEPSEADDEDDAVKVDADDVEA; via the coding sequence ATGTCTactttcaacaacttcacTAATTCGTTGAATCAGAAGTTCCAAGAGCTTTCCACAGCCGTTTCGCAACGGACCCAAGAAATATCCACCAACCTTCCTTCGTTGACTCAATCTACTCAACGTTTGGTACAGGAAAGGCTGGGTCAAGTCACCGATATCTCTCAACTACCTCGGGAATATCTGGAATTAGAGCGTAAAGTCGACACTATCAAGTTGATTTACGAGAACTTCCTGCATGTCACTTCTATTTACGAGAATGAATCTTACGACTATCCAAAATACGTGACTGAGTCAGTTAACGATTTCTCCAAGATTGTTGCACACAAGGTCCAGGAATTATCCCatgcttcttctgcttcagAAGCTCAAAACATTCTGATCACTCCAACTCCAGCTAAGGAGCCAAGAACTTTGAACTATGCTTTGAgtaaagtttctttgatttctaGTGAGTATTTGAATCACATTGGCGACCATGACGAGGCTCAAGTTGCCTCTGTTCTGTTGAAATACAGTGACTTGCAGGCAAAGGTAGCACAGGCGAGATTGCAACAAGATACCATGATTCAAACCAGATTCAACAAGCAGTTGAAGGATAACCTAGAGCACAACTTTAAGAAGGCACAGAAGGCACGCAAGGATGTTGAATACAAGAGACTGCAATATGATGttgcaagatcaaacttGGCTCAAGCTAAACCTGAAAAGGAGGCTTCTTTAAGGGTTCAAATGGAAACTTTGGAGGATCAGTTTGCTCAAGCCACTGAAGATGCCACTATCATAATGCAAGAAGTGTTGTCGAATGCTAAATTCACTGAGGAGATTAAGGAAATGGCAAATGCTCAATTGActtatcatcaaacttCTGCAAGtttgattgaagagtttgttgCTGGTTTCGATACTTCTCTGCCAGCATCCGGTTCGGGTGCTACAAGCAAGAAGGTTGAACCATCTGAAGCTGATGACGAGGACGATGCTGTTAAGGTTGATGCTGACGATGTCGAAGCTTGA